One segment of Brassica napus cultivar Da-Ae chromosome C3, Da-Ae, whole genome shotgun sequence DNA contains the following:
- the LOC106354973 gene encoding glutathione S-transferase T3-like — METFSYNSPGFVNHLASQSSPPKDVDSAEAVGNSPGLVKPLERRKWVVKEDLVLISAWLNTSKDPIVANEHKAGAFWKRMEEYFNSSPQLIGAVPREWSQCKQMWGRVNEQFALEHCWRELRFDQKWRSHALSKDGGKEKRKEACPEVVADDEEVRPPGVKASKAAKRKKHGNEAAYDQIETIC; from the exons ATGGAAACTTTCTCCTACAACTCTCCCGGGTTTGTTAACCATCTAGCTTCGCAGAGCAGTCCCCCAAAAGACGTGGACTCTGCTGAGGCAGTTGGTAACTCACCCGGGTTAGTTAAACCTTTGGAAAGAAGAAAGTGGGTTGTCAAAGAAGACCTTGTGCTCATTAGCGCTTGGTTGAACACGAGCAAGGATCCCATAGTCGCTAATGAGCATAAGGCAGGAGCGTTTTGGAAGAGAATGGAGGAGTATTTTAACTCAAGCCCTCAGCTCATTGGCGCCGTTCCTAGAGAATGGAGTCAATGTAAGCAGATGTGGGGAAGGGTGAATGAGCAG TTCGCACTTGAACATTGCTGGAGGGAGCTGAGATTTGATCAGAAATGGAGGTCACACGCGTTGTCGAAAGATGGTGGAAAGGAGAAGAGGAAGGAAGCATGTCCGGAGGTGGTGGCTGACGATGAAGAGGTGAGGCCTCCTGGTGTAAAGGCGAGCAAAGCAGCCAAGCGCAAGAAACACGGGAATGAAGCAGCTTATGATCAAATAGAAACCATTTGCTAG